TGCGCGCCGGGGTCGGTGAGGAGCGGAACGACTTTGGAATAGCGCCAGAACGAGTCCGGCCAGCCGTGGCTGAGGACCAGCGGCAGGACGGGCCCGGTGGGCGCGACGGCCCGGGCGTGCACGAAATGGATCCCGAGGCCCCCCACCGGGACCCGGAAGCGGGGAAGCCGGCCCAGCGCCGCTTCCTGCGCCGGCCAGTCGAAGCTCTCCGCCCAGTGGTCCACGAGCTCGCGGAGGTAGTCCAGGTCCGTCCCGAGCGACCACCCGGCGTCCTCGGGCGCGTCCGGCCAGCGCGTCGCGCGGAGTCGCATGCGCAGGTCTTCGAGGACCTCGGGAGCGGTCTGCTGGATGAACGGCTCAGGGCGGGGCAGGGGATCCGGCATGGACGCATCCTAGGGTTCGCGCCCCACCGCGGATCTCCCGTGCCCACGGCTTTCGGCCAGGGTCGGGCCGGTGTCACCGGCCGGCCGGTGACCGGGGCCTTCCGGGCTCCCCGAAGGGCGTGACACCCCAGGAGTACAGTCGCCCTGCCCCGTTGCCGTCATCACACAAGGTGAGAGATGTCCAGTCACACAGACCAGCGAATCGAACATTCCAGACCTGACGATGCCTCTCTGTACGCGGAACGCGCGCAGAGACTGCGCCGGAGGCTGGAACGTCTCATCGGTATCGCCGCGACCGAGGGCAACAAGCTCGTCCCCCTCCGTAACGGGGACCAGATCTTCGCCTCGATGCTGGACTCCATCCGTGCCGCCGAGCACACCGTCGACATGATGACGTTCGTGTACTGGCGGGGGGACATCGCCCGCGATTTCGCCGAGGCGCTGTCGGAGCGTGCGCGCGCCGGTGTGCGTGTGCGGCTGCTGCTGGACGGGTTCGGGTCACGGCTGATCGAGAAGGGTCAGCTGGCGATGATGGAGGAGGCGGGGGTGGAGGTGGCCTGGTTCCGAAAGCCGCTGTACCTGTCGCCTCTCAAGCAGAACCACCGCTGTCATCGCAAGGTCCTCATCACGGATGAGGAGACGGCCTTCACCGGCGGGGTCGGCATAGCCGAGGAGTGGTGCGGCGACGCCCGCGACCAGACCGAGTGGCGGGACACCCACGTGCGGGTGCAGGGCCCGGCGGTGGACGGTCTGGCCGCCGCGTTCGCGCAGAACTGGGCCGAGTGCCACGACGAGCTGTTCACCGACCGCGACAGGTTCGTCGACGCCACGCAGCACGGCGACGCGGTCGTCCAGGTGGTGCGCGGATCGGCCGGATTCGGCTGGCAGGACATGCAGACACTGCTCCGTGTCGTTCTCGAGTCCGCCGAGGAGCGGGTCAGGCTCACCACGGCGTACTTCGCGCCCGACGCGTACTTCATCGAGGTGTTGTGCGCCGCCGCCCGCCGGGGCGTGTCCGTGGAGATCCTGCTCCCCGGGCCCTACACGGACAAGCGCGTGTGCCAGCTGGCAGGCCAGAACTTCTACGAGGATCTCACCGCCTGCGCCGTGAAGATCTACCAGTACCAGCCGACCATGCTCCACACCAAGGTGCTGACGGTGGACGGTGTCGCCTCGCTGATCGGTTCGACGAACTTCAACCGCCGCTCGCTCGAGCACGACGAGGAGGTGATGCTCGCGGTGCTGGACCGGGAGTTCACCGCCACGCTGGACGGTCACTTCGAGGAGGACGTGGAGAAGAGCACGCTGATCGACGGGGCCCGCTGGAAGCGCCGCTCTCCCGTGCAGAGGTTGCGCGAGGCGGCGGTCCTGCCGATCCGCCGCTTCCTGTGACGGGGCGGGACGGGTACGGGTGCGCGACCACGAGGGGTGGCCGCGTACCCGTGCCGCCCGCGATCAGCCGGTTCACGGAAGTGTGACGGCTGCCGCCCGGGGCATACGGGCTTTCACCTGCCGTTTGTCAGGTGAAGGGAGCGGTCCATGAGTGAGAGCGTCGAGACACGGCTGGAAGCAACCCCGGTGGTGACGGAGCCGGTGCCCGATCTGCAGCTCCAGCTGCTGATCCAGCTGCTGGACAGAGAACAGCGCTCCAGTCTGCCGATCACCCTCGCTCTGGCCGGTGCCGTACTCCACGGAGACGTGATCGGCCACGAGGCGTGGAAGGCGGACTGGGCACGGAGCCTCCGCCAGGTCGAGGGCGAAGGCGCGAACCTGATCGCGGAGTTCCCGGAGACGGTGGACCAGGGCATCAGGGAGCTGGGTGGCGGGGACGAGACGTCGCAGCTGCCGCGGTGGATCCATCTCAGGGACGCCACGCTGGTGTTCGGCGGTACGGGGTCCCTGCGTCTGCCCCTGTGGCGCGGCCGCCTGGCCGACGTGTCGGGGTGGGCCCTCGGCCGGCCGCAGTGACGGGACCGTGGAAGGCGAAGGAATCATCCGCCGCGGGAGGACGGGCCGACGGGCCGGCCCCGGAGGCTTACCGGACGGACGGCGCCTTCCCCAGCTGCGCGTCCAGTGCGGCGAGAAGCCAGTCGTGCGCCGATCCGGGCGTCGGTTCGGGCCGCTCCGACCGGCGGCCGACCAGCTCGGAGGTCAGCTCCCAGTAGCGGTCGATGCGCGGGTCGGCCGCCAGGCGGCGGGCGAGCCCGAACCTGAACGCACCGGTGTCCGCGGTCCGGCCGGCGCTCGCGTACGCGTCCACGAATCCGTCGAGCGCATCTCCCGCGTACGGCTCCCTGCCCCGGCGCATCTCGGCGCCCGCCAGGTCGTACGCCTCGGCCAGCCCGGCGTACAGCACGGCTGAACCCCGTGCCCCGGCGGCCTCGTGGGCGTGGGGCTGGGTGACTTCGTCTCCCTCGCAGGGACGGGACACCATGGCGCACAGTCCGGCGAAGGCGAGCACCTGGGCCGGCTCGGGGTCCGCGGGCGGCTGCGGGACCGCGGCATCGAGGAAGGCCGTGACAGCGCGGGCCGGCATCCGCGCGGGGAGCCACGCACGCCAGAAACGGGCCAGGGGCGCGGTGTCCGGCGGCGTGGTCAGCGTGCCGATCAGGCGCAGCCGCCCGGGGCGCTCGGCCACCGGGCACTCCTGCACGGAGCGGAGCGCCGCCTCCCTCCATCGCAGGGCCGTCAGCTGGGAGCCGAGGGTACGCAGCTGCCCGGCGACGGCGTCCTCCAGAGCGCCGCCCGCCCCACCCGCCGTGTCCTCCTCGTCGAGGATGCGGCGCACCGTGGAGACAGGCAGGTCCAGCGTGCGCAGGGAGCGGATCATCCGCAGCCGCCCGAGCGAGTCGGGACCGTACCTGCGGTGGCCGCCGACGCTCCGGGACGCCTCGGGCAGCAGGCCGTTGTCGGAGTAGAAGCGCACCGTCTTGACGCTGACTCCCGCCCGCTCGGCGAGTTCGCCGATGCCGCACAGTCCGTCGTACGACGAGAACACTTGAACCTCCCTCAGGGGGAGTTCCTACGGTACCCGGGTGAGGGGCCCGGTCACCGGGTCCGTCCCGACGACGTACCGAGGAGACGACCATGACCACGTTCGTTCTGGTGTCCGGTGTGTTCACCGGCCCGCATGTGTGGGAGGACACGGCCTCGCGGCTGAGCGCGGCGGGTGCCGAGGTCCGTGCGGTGGCCCTGTCGGGGCTCGGTGGCGGGCGCCCGTCCGGCGCTGAGGACATCGACCTGGAGACGCACATCGCGGACGTCCTCGGGGTGGTCGACTCGGTTGCGGGGCAGGACGGCCGGGAGATCGTGCTGGTGGGCCACGACTACGGCATCCATCCGGTGCTGGCTGCCGCCGACCGGCGCGCGGAGTCGATCGCCCGGGTCGTGTACCTGGACTCGGGGCTGCCCCAGGACGGTGTCCCGGCCCTGGCCGCGGTGGCCGACCAGGGCCTGCGCGAGGAGGTGCGGCGACTGGCCCAGGACGGGGCGCACGGGGCGCTGCCGCCTCCCGCACGGGACTCGTGGCATCTGTGGGGCAGCACAACCGGGGTCCCCGACGCGGCGCTCGACCGGCTCACCGCCCTCGCCTCGCCGCAGCCGCTGGGCACGCTGCTCCAGCCGATGGATCTGACGGGCGCGGCGGCCTCGGTTCCCATGGCCGGGGTGCTGTGCACGGGCGGCGGAGCGAGCATCGCGATGGTCCAGGCCCAGGTGGACTTCGGCGAGCCGGCCTTGCAAGCCCTGGCCGACCCCCGTGTGACGTTCTTCGAACTGCCCACAGGCCACTGGCCGATGCTGTCCGATCCGGCCGCGCTGACCGCCGTGCTGCTGAAAGCCGCCGTCGGGGAGGGGCACCGGCTGACTCCGGCGGGCGCGACACCGCCGGAACCGTTCCTGCTGGACGTCCCCGGACTGCCCCGTGAGCGGATCGGCTCCGTCGACCTGTACCTGCCGCCCTCCGCCCGCGGCCCACACCCCGCGCTGGTCTTCGTGCACGGCGGCCCGGTGCCCCGCGAGGCACGCCCCACCCCTCGGGACTGGCCCGTGCTGACGGGGTACGCCCGCTACGCCGCCGACAACGGGGTGGTGGGTGTGACCCTCGATCACCGTCTGCACGACATCGCCGACTACGAAGTGGCCTCCGACGACGTGGCGGACGCGGTGGACCGGGTGAGAGCCGATCCGCGGGTGGACGAGGACCGGATCGCCCTGTGGTTCTTCTCGGGCAGTGGTCCGCTCACCGCTGACTGGATGGGAGGTCCCCCGCCGTGGCTGCGCTGCCTGGCGGCCGACTACCCGATCATGGCGCCCCTGCCGAGCTGGGGGCGGCTCGCCGGCCGCTTCCACCCGGCGGACGCGGTCGCTCACGCCGGCTCTCTGCCCCTGGTCCTGGTCCGGGCCGGGCTGGAGTCCGACGGGATCGCGGCCACGGTGGAGCAGTTCCTGACGGCCGCCCGGGCGTGCGGGGCCGGCGTCGAGGTGATCGACGTACCGAACGGCCATCACTCCTTCGAGACGGCCGACCGGACGGACGAGTCGCGTGAGGCCGTTCGCCGGGCGGTGGGCACGGTTCTGCGTCACCTGAAGGCCTGACCGACCGCCCCGGCACATCGGGGGCGGGACGCCGGCGGCCCGCCATCCGGCAGACGGGTCACACGAAGGTGCTCTCTCCGTGGCGGCTGCTGGCTTCCGGGCGCGGAACGTGATCGGCTTGACAACCCGTCAGCCGCACGGGGGGACCAAGCCGAGGGGCACGGATGACGAACCGACAGCACCCATCGCCGCCGGACGCCGTCGTCGTGGGCGCGGGTCTGGCGGGGCTGGCCTGCGCGCTCGACCTCAGCGGCGCGGGCCTGCGCGTCGAACTGCTGGAGGCCTCCGACGGGGTGGGGGGCCGGATGCGCACCGACCGCCGCGACGGCTTCCTGCTGGACCGTGGTTTCCAGGTCTTCAACACGTCCTACCCGCAGGTGAAGAGGCGTCTGGACCTGCGTGCCCTGCGCCTGCGTCCCTTCACCCCGGGTCTCGTCGCCCGCACGTCCTCGGGGCGGGTGCGCCTCACCGACCCCACCCGGCGTCCGGGGGACGCCGGGGAGCTCCTGCCGGGACGTGTGCTCCCCGCCCGGGACCTCGCCGCTCTGGCCGCGCTGACCGCCCGCGACGTCCTGCTCCCGGCGAAGCGGGTGGGCCGGATGACCGATCGCACCGCTTCGGAGGCACTCGTCCGCGCCGGTCTGTCGCCGCTCGCGATCGAGGACCTCCTGCGGCCGTTCCTCTCAGGGGTGTTCCTGGAGGAAGGTCTGGAGACCTCCGCGCGCTTCCTGCACCTGGTCTGGCGGAGCATGGCGCGCGGCACGCTCTGCCTCCCCGCCCACGGCATCGGCTCCGTGCCGGCCCAGCTGGCAGACGGGTTGCCGGAGGGCGCACTCCGGCTGGAGTCGGCCGTCGCCGAGGTCACGGACTCCGGGGTTCTCCTGGCGGACGGCGGTGAGCGGCCGGCCGGTTCGGTCGTCGTCGCCACCGACTCCGCAACGGCGGCCCGTCTGCTGCCCGGCCTTCCCGTGCCGGACAGCCGTACGGTGACGACGTACTACCACGCGGCCGACCGGTCTCCACTGACCGAACCCACCCTGGTCGTCGACAGCGGCCTCGCCGTCCTGAACAGCTGCGTCCTCACCGAGGTCGCCCCCTCCTACGCGCCTCCTGGCACGGCGCTCGTCTCGACCTCCGTCCTGGGGTCGGGCCCGCCCGGCGGGGAGAGGACGGTCCGCGCACGGCTGGCCGAGCTCTACGACACGGACACGAGCGCCTGGGAGACGGTGGCCGCGTACACCGTGGAGGGCGCCCTGCCCGCGATGCGGCCTCCCTGGCCGCTGAGCCGTACGACCCGTTTCGCGCGGGGCCGGTACGTCTGCGGGGACCACCGGGCCACCGGGTCGGTGCAGGGCGCGCTGGCCTCCGGCAGCAGGGCGGCACGCGAGGTGCTGGCCGACCGGGCCGCCGCCCGGACCGCCGGGACGTGAGCAGGCACTTCCAGGGACGGGTGGACGACGCCGTCGTCGTGGGCGGCGGCGCCGCCGGGCTCTGCCTGGCGCACTGGCTCGCCAGGACCGGTACGGGAGTGACGCTGGTCGAGGCGCCCGAAGGACCGCTGCGCCCGGCCGAACGCACCTGGTGCTACTGGGAGGCGGGCACCGGCGAGTTCGAGGAGGCCGTCGTCGCCTCCTGGCGGAGACTGCGGGTACGGGGGCCGGACGGCGTCGTCGTCGAGTCGGAACCCGCGCCTCTGCGGTACCGCATGGTGCGCTCGGGTCCGTTCGAACGGCTGGTCCACTCGCGTCTGGCGGCTGCCCCGGCGGCACGCGTCGTACGCGCCACCGCCCACGAGGTACGTGACGTGCCGTACGGCGCCGAGGTGCGCTGCACGACGGCCGGCGGACAGCCGCTCACCCTGCGCGGCAGATGCGTCTACGACTCGCGCCCCTTGAGGGACACACCGCCGCACCGCACACTCCTGCTGCAGCACTTCCGCGGCTGGTTCGTGCGCACCGCCGTCCCCCGCTTCGACCCCGGAGTCGCGGACCTGATGGACTTCCGGGTCCCGCAGCCCCGCCACGGTCTCGCCTTCGGCTACGTCCTGCCGCTGTCCGCGGACCGCGCACTGGTCGAGTACACAGAGTTCTCCCGTGCCCCGCTCCCGACGGCCGCGTACGAGGCCGCGCTGCGCCAGTACACCGGGGAGGTCCTGGGGCTCGGGCGGTTCACCGTGGAGTCGGCCGAACAAGGTGTCATCCCCATGACCGACGCGCGGTTCCCCCGCCGGGCCGGTCGGGCGGTGTTCCGCATCGGGGCCGCCGGGGGCGCCACCCGGCCGGCGACCGGCTACACCTTCGCCGCCGTGCAGCGCCAGGGCCGGGCCGTCGCCACCGCCCTGCACCGGGGGCGTCCGGATGTCCCGCCGCCGCACGGCCGCAGGGCCCTGGCCATGGACGCCGTGCTGCTCCGGGCGCTGGACACCGGACGCGTGGACGGGCCCCGGTTCTTCACCGACCTCTTCCGCCGCGTCCCCATGGAGCGGCTGCTGCGCTTCCTCGACGGCGGGAGCACACCGTGGGAGGAGTTCGGGATCGGGCTGCGTACGCCTGTGGGACCGATGCTCCGCACCGCGGCCGAACTCCCCTTTCTCGTCCGCCGGGCGACCGGCCGATCCGAAGAGAGCCTCCGATGACCCTCCTGCGGGACCACGACCTGGCACGCGCCTTCGATCACGCGTCGCTCACCTACGACCGGCTCACCGCGCTGAATCCGGGCTACCGCTCCGACCTTCTGCGCTCGGCGCATCGCCTGCGGCTGCCGCGCGGCGGAAGGGGACTGCGCCTGCTCGATCTCGGCTGCGGAACGGGCGTGTCCACGCGGGCACTGCTGCGGGCGGCCCCGCATGCCCGGATCACCGCGGTCGATGCCTCGGCGGGCATGCTGGAGCGGGCGGGTGCCAAGCGCTGGCCCGCGAACGTCCGCTTCCTGCACCGGTCCGCCGAGGAGCTGTCCACCACCGACGACGACGGTTCCTACGACGCCGTGTTCGCCGCCTACCTCTTCCGCAACGTCGCCGAGCCGGGCGAGGTCCTCCGGGCCGTGCGCGCCCTGCTGCGTCCCGGCGGCCGCCTGCTCGTCCACGAGTACAGCCTCAGCGGCTCTCCCGTGCACCGGGCCGTGTGGAACACGGTCTGCCGGGGTGTGATCGTCCCGGCGGGCACGCTGACGGGTGACCGGAAGCTCTACCACCATCTGTGGCGCAGTGTCCTCGCGTTCGACACGGCGCCCGCCTTCGAGCGCCGTGTCGCCCGGGCCGGGTTCCCCTTCGTGCGGACCGTTCCCGTCGGCGGCTGGCAGACCGGGATCGTCCACGTGTTCCTCGCCAGGAACGGCGCGGAGCCCGTCGGGACCGATGCGGCATGAGGGCCCGTGGGCGTCTCCCCGACGCAACCCGGCACGGGCGCGACCGCCGGGCCGAGGTGGTCGTGCCTGAACCGGGCCGTGAGCGCTTCACCGGCGCCGCCCCGTCGGCGGCGGTGATCGGTGGGGGTGTCGCCGGTCTCGCCGCGGCGACGGCGCTCGCCGAGCGCGGTGTCCGCGTGACGTTGTACGAACAGGGCGAGTCCCTCGGCGGCCGCCTGGCCGGATGGCCCGTCCGTCTGGGCGACGGGTCAGGGGCGACGATGAGCCGCGGCTTCCACGCCTTCTTCCGCCAGTACTACAACCTTCGCGGGCTGTTGCGCCGTGCGGACCCGGCACTCGCGATGCTCACCCCGCTGCCGGACTACCCGCTCCTGCACCGGAACGGCATGGCGGACGGTTTCGCCCGCGTGCCGAGGACCCCGCCGTTCAGCGCGCTCGGATTCGTCGCGCTCAGCCCGTCGTTCGGCCTGCGCGATCTGGCGGCGATGAACCCCCGCGAGGCACTTCCTCTCCTGGACGTGCGGGTCCCCGAGGTGTACGAGCGGTTCGACGGGGTCGGTGCCGAGGAGTTCCTGCGGCGGATCGACTTCCCCGCGGCCGCGCGCCATCTCGCCTTCGAGGTGTTCTCCCGCAGCTTCTTCGCCGACCCGCGAGAGCTGTCCGCCGCCGAACTGCTGCTGATGTTCCACATCTACTTCCTCGGGTCGTCCGAGGGGCTCCTCTTCGACGTGCCGCGCGAGCCGTTCCCGCAGGCCCTCTGGGAACCTCTCGGCGGCTATCTGCGACGGCTCGGCGCGCAGGTGCGCACCGGTACCCCGGTCCACCGCGTCCGCCCTGCCGCCGGAGGGGACCTGACCGTGGAGACCGAGAGCGCGGCGGACCGTCACCAGGCGGTGGTCCTGGCGCTGGACACGCAGGGTCTGCGTCATGTGGTGGGCGCGTCGGAGGAGTTGGGGGACGTGTCCTGGCGGGCCGATGTCGAGTCCCTGCGCACGGCGCCGCCGTTCCTCGTGTCCCGGCTGTGGCTCGACCGCCCGGTGCGCGCCGACCGGGCGGGGTTCCTGGGCACCAGCGGGTTCGACGGGCTCGACAACATCAGCGTCCTCGACCGCTGGGAGGGCGAATCGGCTCGCTGGGCCGCACGGACCGGCGGTTCCGTCGTCGAACTGCACGCCTACGCCGTCGAGGGGAGCGCGGAGCCCGAGAAGGTACAGCGCCGGATGCTCGACCGGTTGCACGAGATCTATCCCGAGACCGCCGGTGCGGGGGTCGTCGACGCCCGCCACGAATGGCGTGCCGACTGCCCCGTCTTCTCCGTGGGCGGCTACCACCGCCGGCCCGCCGTGCGTACGCCTCATCCCCGTGTGACCCTCGCGGGCGACATGGTCCGCACCGGTCTCCCGGTGGCCCTGATGGAACGCGCGGCGACCTCGGGATTCCTGGCGGCCAACACCCTCCTCGCGGACTGGGGTGTCCGGGGACAGGTGCTCTGGACCGTCCCGCGCGCCGGGCGCTCCCGGGTGCTGCGTGCCCTGGCGGGCCGGTTCGCGGGGCCCTGACTCTCAGCCGGGGAAGCGCCCGGTGCTCCGCAGTGACCAGCGGCGTTCGGCGTACGCCAGGTCGTCGCGCCAGAGCCGGCCCGCCGTGCGGCGCATCAGCGGACGCAGAGCGGGCGCCGCCGCGCGTGCCAGGGCGAATCCCCGCCGGTCCGAGGCGGCGACGACGGCCTCGACGACCGCGGTCCTCGGGTCCCTCGCGCCGGGTGCGGTGAGGGGCGTGGCATGGGTCTCCACGACCGAACCGGTGCCCTCGCCGTCCGTGATGCGCATGACCACGGTGCGCGGTCCGGGCGCCGTGAACTCCGCCCGGACCGGCACCACCAGCCTGCCCGCGACCTTGAACGAGACGTCGACGGCGAACGCGTCGTCCTCGCCGTCCTCCGGGGTGCCGGTCACCCTCAGGCCGACGAACGCGTACGGGTGGAACCAGGAACCGTGCCACGGGTCGAGCCGGTTCGCGACGACGTCCTCGGGTTCGCACCTGCCCACGGCGGTGAACACCGCGTCGACGGCCGCTCCCGGCACGGGTCTCGACGGGACGACCGGGCGGTCCAGCGGGGTCTCGCCCCCGGCCCGGTCCAGCCTCACCCAGACCAGCACGCCGTCGTCGTGCAACGGATAGGGCTCCCAGCCGGCGGACGGCCCGCCGTCCAGGCCCAGTCCGTGCCAGCGGCACAGGAGTGTCCCGCACACCACACGGCCTTCGCGCAGCGGCGCACCCAGGTGGGGGCACTCCCCCGGGCCCGCGCGCAGCTCACCGTCCCGCGTCCGCCACAGGACGACCTCAACCCCGGCGATCGTGCGTCCGTACGGGTGGTCCCTTGCCCCGAGCTCCCGGGACGCGCCGACGACGTACCAGTTGCCGGACGGCCGGGCGGCGGACCGCTTCAGCGCTTCGGCGATCACGGCGGGCTTCGCCTCGCGCCAGGTCGGAACCTGCCGCTCCCAGGGGGGCACGCGCCGCACCCGCAGCGGTGACGTCCACATCGTCCTTGCCGGGGGGCCGTTCATCGCAGGGATCCCTCCGCCCCGGCAACCGCGCCCGGTTCCCGGACGGGTGGCCGCGTCCGCAGCCGTGCCCCCAGGATCCGCGCGAGCCCGCCCGCGGCGACCACGGCGCGCCGGCGGCGCGGCACCACGGCACGGCGGTGCGCTACCCGGTAGTCGTCGGCGGCGGCCGCGTCCAGGATCCCCCGGTACAGGACGAACGCGGTGCGGATGCAGGGCCGTACGCGGGGCTCCAGCATGGCGATGCCGGGCTCCGCCTCCCGGTACACGGTCCGGATCACCGCGTCGGCCTCGCCGAAGGCGTTCCGGATGCGCGGGTCGTGCCGTCCGGTGCGGCGGCTCCATTCCAGAAGGGGCCGGTCCACCCCGTGGGCGGCGAGAAGGTCCGCGGGCAGGTAGATCCGCCCCCGGTCCAGGTCCTCGCCCACGTCCCGGAGGAAGTTGGTCAGCTGGAACGCGACCCCGAGCGCCGCCGCGTGCGGAGCGGCCTCCTCACGGGGCACGACCGTCCCGAGCACGGGCAGCATCTGGAGGCCGATCACCGCGGCGGAACCGTGCATGTAGGCGCGCAGGTCGGCGTACGTCGGATAGTCGGTGACGGTCAGGTCGCTGCGCATGGACGTCAGGAAGTCGGCGAACAGGGCGTGGTCGATGGCGTAGCGCCCGGCGGTGTCGGCCACGGCTCTGACCACGGGCTCCTCGCCACCGCCGGTGCGCAGTCCGTGGACCAGGTCGCTCTCCAGCAGACGCAGCAGGCGGTCGCGTTCATCCGGTGACCGCCGGCGGTCGAGGTCGTCCACGATGTCGTCGGCCCAGCGTGCGAACCCGTACAGCGCGTGCACGGCGCAGCGTCGCTCGACGGGCAGGAGCCGGGTGGCCAGGAAGTACGTCCGGCCGTGCCGGGCGTTGAGCTGTCGGCACCGGGCGTAGGCGTCCCGCAGGGCGGGTCCGGTGATTCCGGCGGCATCCAGTTCACGGCGGTTCATCGGCTCTGCCCTTCGAGGACGGGGGGACGGCGGCGCGCGGCCGTCGCGCGGGGGAGGCCGGTGATGCGGGCGGCGGCGAGCTTGCCGCTGACCAGGACGGTCGGCACACCCACCCCGGGTGTGGTCCCGCATCCGGCGAGGACGACGTTGTCGTAGCCGCGTACGAGGTTGCGCGGCCGGAAGGGGCCGGTCTGGGCGAAGGTGTGCGACACCGAGAACGGCGTGCCCGCCGCATGGCCCTGGGCCGACCAGTCCGCCGGGGTGACCAGCAGTTCCTGGTCCATGGACGACTCGAAGCCGTCGAGCCCCCGGCGCTCGAGTTCGGCCAGCAGGCTGTCCCGGTAGCGCTGTCCGAGGCCGCGCCAGGTTCCCGCCGACGGGCCTGTCGTGGTGTTGGGGCAGGGAGCCAGGACGTAGTGCAGGTGTCTGCCCGGTGGTGCGAGTGACGGGTCGTGCGTCGTCGGGCGGGTGATGAGCAGCGACGGGTCGCTCATGAGCCGTCCGGTCCTGGTGAGTTCGTCGAAGGTGTGCTCCCAGGCGGCGCCGAAGGAGAGTGTGTGGTGGGCCAGTTCGGGCCAGGTGCGGTCCGTGCCGGCGTGCAGGACCACGGCTGAGGGTGCGTGGCGGAGGGGTACGGGGCGGCGCGGCGCCCGGCCCAGCAGGCGGTGGACGACGGGAAGGTCCGGTGTCAGGACGACCGCGTCGCAGGCGATGCGGTCGCCGGTGGCCAGCCGGACGGCCCGCACCCGTCCCGACGCGCGTTCCAGTGCGTCGACCTCCGCGGACCATCGGAACTCGGCCCCGGCGTCGGCGGCCGCGTCCGCCATCGCCCGGGGCAGCGCGTGCATGCCGCCCTTCGGGAACCAGACCCCCGCGACCGTGTCCATGTAGGCGATGACGGCGTAGGCGGCGAGGGCGCGTGCAGGGGCGACTCCCGCGTAGAGCGCCTGGAAGGAGAAGACCCGGCGCAGCCGCGGGTCGGAGAGGAATCTGCCGATCTGAGGATCGAGCCGGCCGAAGCCCCCCAGGGCCGCGAGCCGGGCGAGGTCCGGGTGCAGGAGCTGGAACGGTGAGTCGAAGTTGGTGTCGATGAAGCGGCGCATCTGGGCCCGGTACAGCCGCTCCAGCCAGCTCCGCAGCCGACGGTAGCCGGCTGCCTCCGCGTCCCCGGCGAACCTCCGTACCTCGGCCTCCATGGCGTCACCGTCGGTGTGTACGTCGATCCCGGTGCCGTCGGCGAACCGGGCCCGGTAGGCGGGGTGGAGCGGGATCAGCTCGACGCGCCGGTGGAGACTGTCGCCGACGGCGGCGAAGGCCTCGTCGGCCAGATGCGGCATGGTGAGCACCGTGGGCCCGGTGTCGACCCGGTATCCGCCGAGTTCCAGCCGTCCCGCGCGGCCTCCGGGTCCGGCTTCCCGTTCGACGACGGTCACCCGGCGTCCCGCGCCGAGCAGGTGCAGTGCGGCGGCGAGGCCGGACAGGCCCGCCCCGACGACCACCACGTGGTCCGTGGCGCCGGACACGGTCCTCATGCTCCCTCCCCGCCGGGGTCGGGGAGAGTGGTGTCGGTGCCCGCGGCGCGTGCCACGAGTGCGGCGAACTCCCCCCTTGCGCGGTCGTCCGCCCCGGTGTCCGCGAAGTGGCGCAGACTCGACGCGGTGAGGCAGGCGATCTCCTTCTCGACCGCCGCCCGTGCGCCGGTGCGTTCCAGCGCGGCGCGCATCCGGTCGGCCGTTCCTGCACCGGCTCGCGGCCCGTGGTGGCCGAGTACGGCCAGTGCCTCGGTGTCGCCCGACTCGTCGGCGAGACGGAGAGCGGCCGCGAGGAGGCCGGTGAGTTTGCGGGTCCTCAGGTCCTCGTCCGCGGGCTTGCCCGTGA
The DNA window shown above is from Streptomyces sp. Alt3 and carries:
- a CDS encoding NAD(P)/FAD-dependent oxidoreductase is translated as MTNRQHPSPPDAVVVGAGLAGLACALDLSGAGLRVELLEASDGVGGRMRTDRRDGFLLDRGFQVFNTSYPQVKRRLDLRALRLRPFTPGLVARTSSGRVRLTDPTRRPGDAGELLPGRVLPARDLAALAALTARDVLLPAKRVGRMTDRTASEALVRAGLSPLAIEDLLRPFLSGVFLEEGLETSARFLHLVWRSMARGTLCLPAHGIGSVPAQLADGLPEGALRLESAVAEVTDSGVLLADGGERPAGSVVVATDSATAARLLPGLPVPDSRTVTTYYHAADRSPLTEPTLVVDSGLAVLNSCVLTEVAPSYAPPGTALVSTSVLGSGPPGGERTVRARLAELYDTDTSAWETVAAYTVEGALPAMRPPWPLSRTTRFARGRYVCGDHRATGSVQGALASGSRAAREVLADRAAARTAGT
- a CDS encoding lycopene cyclase family protein: MSRHFQGRVDDAVVVGGGAAGLCLAHWLARTGTGVTLVEAPEGPLRPAERTWCYWEAGTGEFEEAVVASWRRLRVRGPDGVVVESEPAPLRYRMVRSGPFERLVHSRLAAAPAARVVRATAHEVRDVPYGAEVRCTTAGGQPLTLRGRCVYDSRPLRDTPPHRTLLLQHFRGWFVRTAVPRFDPGVADLMDFRVPQPRHGLAFGYVLPLSADRALVEYTEFSRAPLPTAAYEAALRQYTGEVLGLGRFTVESAEQGVIPMTDARFPRRAGRAVFRIGAAGGATRPATGYTFAAVQRQGRAVATALHRGRPDVPPPHGRRALAMDAVLLRALDTGRVDGPRFFTDLFRRVPMERLLRFLDGGSTPWEEFGIGLRTPVGPMLRTAAELPFLVRRATGRSEESLR
- a CDS encoding MerR family transcriptional regulator, which produces MFSSYDGLCGIGELAERAGVSVKTVRFYSDNGLLPEASRSVGGHRRYGPDSLGRLRMIRSLRTLDLPVSTVRRILDEEDTAGGAGGALEDAVAGQLRTLGSQLTALRWREAALRSVQECPVAERPGRLRLIGTLTTPPDTAPLARFWRAWLPARMPARAVTAFLDAAVPQPPADPEPAQVLAFAGLCAMVSRPCEGDEVTQPHAHEAAGARGSAVLYAGLAEAYDLAGAEMRRGREPYAGDALDGFVDAYASAGRTADTGAFRFGLARRLAADPRIDRYWELTSELVGRRSERPEPTPGSAHDWLLAALDAQLGKAPSVR
- a CDS encoding alpha/beta fold hydrolase, encoding MTTFVLVSGVFTGPHVWEDTASRLSAAGAEVRAVALSGLGGGRPSGAEDIDLETHIADVLGVVDSVAGQDGREIVLVGHDYGIHPVLAAADRRAESIARVVYLDSGLPQDGVPALAAVADQGLREEVRRLAQDGAHGALPPPARDSWHLWGSTTGVPDAALDRLTALASPQPLGTLLQPMDLTGAAASVPMAGVLCTGGGASIAMVQAQVDFGEPALQALADPRVTFFELPTGHWPMLSDPAALTAVLLKAAVGEGHRLTPAGATPPEPFLLDVPGLPRERIGSVDLYLPPSARGPHPALVFVHGGPVPREARPTPRDWPVLTGYARYAADNGVVGVTLDHRLHDIADYEVASDDVADAVDRVRADPRVDEDRIALWFFSGSGPLTADWMGGPPPWLRCLAADYPIMAPLPSWGRLAGRFHPADAVAHAGSLPLVLVRAGLESDGIAATVEQFLTAARACGAGVEVIDVPNGHHSFETADRTDESREAVRRAVGTVLRHLKA
- a CDS encoding phospholipase D-like domain-containing protein, producing the protein MSSHTDQRIEHSRPDDASLYAERAQRLRRRLERLIGIAATEGNKLVPLRNGDQIFASMLDSIRAAEHTVDMMTFVYWRGDIARDFAEALSERARAGVRVRLLLDGFGSRLIEKGQLAMMEEAGVEVAWFRKPLYLSPLKQNHRCHRKVLITDEETAFTGGVGIAEEWCGDARDQTEWRDTHVRVQGPAVDGLAAAFAQNWAECHDELFTDRDRFVDATQHGDAVVQVVRGSAGFGWQDMQTLLRVVLESAEERVRLTTAYFAPDAYFIEVLCAAARRGVSVEILLPGPYTDKRVCQLAGQNFYEDLTACAVKIYQYQPTMLHTKVLTVDGVASLIGSTNFNRRSLEHDEEVMLAVLDREFTATLDGHFEEDVEKSTLIDGARWKRRSPVQRLREAAVLPIRRFL